From Danio rerio strain Tuebingen ecotype United States chromosome 2, GRCz12tu, whole genome shotgun sequence:
gtggagtttgcatgttctctccgtgtttgagTGTGTTTCGTTCCGGTTTTTCCTATAAAGCCCAAAGatatgcactataagtgaattgggcaAAGCAAAATTAGCCATAGCATATGAGTGCATTTGTAAATTTTGTATCTCGTTTAAATACACATGAGCAGCATCTACGCTAATCATTTTcgttattctctattttcacctggggatactcatcctgggGCCCCTACAGACTATACAGCACCCTagatgcgatccaagacctgtcAAGAAATTATGCCAAGGTATCCACAAtactggaccaggccgtatcctgagctgaggCTGTGGTAGTCATGGAGGAATGGAGTGCATAAGACCACAGTGAAAAACGAATTACCgtattgatcctgtgggccagccggTGACCCAGTTCTCCACAATGGACATCCAGCTTCTCTAGCTCTCGGCGCCTAGtctgcagctccacacaggaaTTTTGGCCAGAAAAAAAATGGTTGTGCTTAACAGAGCTTGGTTTCTTTTGAGTTTTTTCCCTTcctcaattggtgttttttttctcGCCACTGTAGCCACTAGCTTGCTTGgatcgggacttgtggagctgcacatcgctAGATTTGCTCTTCAATGCTTGAACTTTCAACAGTAAAattttaaccacactgaactaaactaaactgaactttaactggACTTTACATCTCCGGAttttaagcattacatcatccatttaaactgattgtgcacacacctgttGTTGTCTTCGACCATCCTGAAGGAGGTATTAATGCTGGTGAAGAGCTTTTATGTATCCAACAGAGAGATCAACCTGCAGCCAAGTTCGCTCTACAGTTTCGTACGCTAGCTGAACAAactggctgggctgatgatcccCTGAAAACCCTTTACCGAAAAGCCCTGAATTCTGAATTGCAAACGGAGATGGCATGTCGAGATGAAGGAAAGTCACTGGATCAGCTCATCGAACTCTCCATCAGGTTGGACAATTTACTTCATTCACGAAGACAATTTTATTCTGTTCCCCCTTGTCCTGTAACCCTCGAATTCCACAACTCCATGCCCTATTGAGCCCATGAAATTAGGTAGAACTCAGTTATCTAAAGCTGAACGAGAGAGAAGACTAAAGAATAACTTGTGCCTGTATTGCGGTCTTTTGGGTCATACCAAGTTCCAATGCCCCAATAAGCCACCCCTCAAGACGTTCCCGGTGAGTGCTACTTCTGTATTCTTCAAATCCAGTCATACCTTGAATATACCCATCTGTCTGAATTATGGAAATATAACAATTCAGACACTAGCCATGgtcgattcaggagccgctggcaaCTTTATTGATCACACGTTTGCCAGAAACCACTCCATCCCTCTAACCACTTGTGATTCTCCACTAGCCATTACTACGATAGAAGGACGTCCCCTGTGGGAAGGAAACATTAATTTCCCAACTCTGCCACTCTCTGTTCAAACAGGCTCTCGCCATGAAGAGAAATGATCGTTTCTGGTTACCAGTGCTCCCCAACACGCTATCCTTGGGTTACCCTGGTTGCAAGCTCATGAACCCCAAATTTCTTGGAAGACCGGTGACATTATTAAGTGGAGTAATGATTGCCTTGGAAAATGCTTAAACTATTGTTCCTGTCAAGATCAACAAGATAGTTGTCTGTCCCGATGATTCTGAAATGAGTCCAATCCCCAAAGTACACAAGGATCTTGCCGAGGCACTTAACAAGAAAGAAGCCACTAAACATGCTCCTCACCGTGAGTATGATTGCTCTACTGAATTATCGCCTGGTACAACAACCCCTCGTAGGAGAATTTTTCCTCTTTCTCAGACGAAGACTAAAATCATCCAAGCGTCATCCCAAAACCCCACACCTCCGGAGTGCCCTGAAAATAGTGTCTTTGTTTCCCTGTCTTTAAGAGAGGAATTCATCACAGAGACCCATAATAACCCCAGTTCCAGGCATCTTGGAATTACGGCCACGCGTCACTTGATCCAGAACCAATACTTGTGGCCTTCCATTAACAAGGATACGATCAATGTGGTTAACAACTGTTTCCCTTGCCAATTGAACAAACACTCCCATCATCGCCCCGCTGATTTACTGCAATGTCCTGGTCCCACGTACTCCCCAGGACAGTGGGTTTGGCTATCAACCCGAGACCTCCGCCTTAGACTCCTCTGCAAGAAACTCAGCCCCAGGTACGTTGGTCCTTTTCAAATAGAAAGACAAATTTCTCCTGTGTCCTTCCGACTGACCTTGCCTAACCACTACCGTATCTCTCCTACATTCCATGTCtccctgctcaagcctgctgtaGGTCCAGTATAGCTGGATAGGGAGGTGGCAACCGATGAACAGGGTCCCCCACCTATCATGATCGATGGAGAAGAGGCTTATCAGATCCacgagatcctgagatccagacgccggggcgGACAGCTACAGTACCTCATcgattgggaggggtacggcccggaAGAGAGATCTTGGATCAACCGTAAGGATATTCTCAACCCAACTCTGTTGAATGAGTTCCACTTGCAGCATCCGGAAATGCtggcccctcgcccccgtggaagactCTGGCATCGCGATTcttctcacttcaggagccgtttgttggaggggggctctgtcatcgactcggtcccagtcattcccctcgctggccagcagaggccaccatctccggacttttagcattacatcatccacctaaACTGATTGCGCACACACCTGTTATCAATCCCGCTAACGAGCCACGCTACCTGTTATAAGCCACGCTCAAACACcagttcagtgcgaagtcttgttctgccacgGCTAACATCTGAGTGTTATTcccttgcctgatctcctgtgtattacCCTGGACTGTctctgactctgagttgccttctgcctgcccctAACCTTGCTTGTATCTGGACTCTAACCCACGCTGCCTGCCCTGGACCCACGCCTGATAtctggactctgaaccacgccgcctgccactgatccatGCCTGTTATATCAccctgtgtctgtcagccgccagcccttcGACCATTATTGCATACTGTTGATGTGAGATTGTATGATTGTAATTGAACTGTGTCtattaaatactgcaaatggatccctccatgTCAGGCTCCTCATTAcaactagaacttctatgttaagctgctttgacacaatctacattgtaaaagcgctatataaacatgaattgaattgaataaagcaAAAGCCAAAATAGCTggtggtttattttgctgtggcaatTCCTGATAagtagggactaagccaaaagaaaatgaatgaatgtaagattctgacagtatttCAGGAATCACGTTGCACGTCTCATTTTTTTCTGTCAGCAGTTTTGtaacaaaatatatttagtttgtaGTAAATCAatcatttacttgtttcttttaaaataactggTTCAACACTGTTCATTAAACAAAGTTTAACttcagaaaaactgaaatatatgGGCAAAGGTTATGTGGATTACTGTCACAATGTTTTATTATGCTTTTATGGTCTTTTTGGCGCCGTGTTGTATTGAAATCATAAATGTATGATAAATAACATGGTAAATGTTGGATAACCAGTGGGATGAAATTATAATTGGTCTATTCCCCAAGCCAGAAAGTGCACACACAAATTAGATTTAGAATTACAAATGAATTCTTGACTCTGTAGGCTCTAAATTTGAATGCActgttgaattaaattaatatctTGTGGATCATTGTACTGTTAGACTTTTTTGTTAACACACCCTAAGGTAATCATAAACTCATGATCAAACATGGTCACATTCATAGCGAGTTACGATATCACATGTTTAGTTTTGTCTAATCGAAACCAACTTTTTACTGCAAATTCGACTTTATTCATGAGACTCACTCAGAGTACCACTGAACATCCCTCCAAGGTTTTTCCATACGTCCTCCACAATCTAttgagaatacaaaataaaacatgttaatcATGTGGTATAGATCAGTATGTTTTATAAAATGTTCTGATCagataaaggcaaaaaaaaaatacaaaccttCCACTCTATACACCTCACATTCTGTCAGGTTTAAATCATTGCCATGCATTCGCTGGGGATCAAACTGGTAGGTTCCTGGATTACTGTTGACTGTGGCAGTGTTATTGTGAAGAAAAATTAAAGAGCCGAAGTTGGGACCATTGTCAGTGAAAGCAAACTGTGGATCTGCGCTGACCACACGCAGAGGATCTTCTTTAAGCTCATTGTcattaaaactaaaaagaaagGCTTTGTCATCCACAATGTTTTGATTAGTTTGGCCATAATCTTTGCTGGTGAAAGCTCCAAAAACATAACCAGACTTATTGTAAGCAACAACAACAGTTGGACCCTGCTTATCACACTTTTGGTGAAAACTAGCAGCATCAAAGCCATGCACGCTGGCTTTGAAAAGCAGGCTGGATTTGGCATGGTTGAATAAAGTGAAGAGCTTCTTCTTCTGCTGTTCAGTCAAGCTAGATGTGACGGTGCTCATGATGATGATCTGAAATCattcaataaacatttttaaaaatgtaatcaaataagAACTATTAGAAGTAGTCTAATTTTGAATGAACCTTTCATAGAAAGGTTCTTTTCAGAGAAAAGAATAAAAGTTCTAATTTATTAGAGTAATTTCAGTACATACTATAAGTGCTACAAATAAAAGATCATTTAACAAATAGCCCACACCTCAAATCACATGAACTTTAAAATCTCAATTTTAATatgtaaaagacattttaaagtttGCTATGAAAACTATAATTACACAGCATACAATAACATATGTTgcaaaaaacatatagcttacCTTTAACAGATGATGCAAATATATAGCTCaactttttaagagattgtcagATTCTTCTTCTTCAAAGCAAAGCTACAACAGTAGTACTTTACTTTCAGTTCTACCTGACTAATAAATGAAATGTCTCTTGCAGACGTGTCGTCACAAATTTGTTCACACAGGAACAGAGCATCAATGAAtagaacaaatacatttttaatgaaattttatgACCTTATCAACAAGAAAGTACAGTGAGCTATTCTACTTACAAGTTTCACCATTTTTCTTGCACACATTGCTTCTCGAACATTTTACTgtaaactctcagaaataaagatacaaaaccTGCttctggggtggtaccttttctaaAGGTAAACGCTTGCACCTAAAAGTTCTATATTAGTACCATAAAGGTATGTTTCAAAAGTACTTTTTGAAATGCTCCAGTAACAGCTTTTGTAAGTTTAATTCTAAGTTAGTATTCAGAATTAGTACCTTTAGTAGACAGTCTTGGACTTTGTACTTTGAGTTACATACTTAACAGCTTTACCATGTTTACTCAGAGCCCATTATACACAGAAAACATTGTCTTGTTAAACGTCAAACTTGTCGGCTCATTTTGATTTTACGTACAATGTTCAAACTGTACACAGCATCTACCTGTATTGCAAAATGGCCTACTGTCACCCCTAGAGGGCAATAGTTGTAAGGGAATACTTAATAAACAACTTGCATCTTCAGACCAAAAGAAGCAAAAACAAATGCAGCAGGGATCATCCTACATAACCCTAACCCTTGCAATACTTTTATATCACTTTCTATTACAATGGTTATATTTTTACCCATCCAGCAATGAAGCATCTAGCTAAAAATAGACCTGAGTTAAACTACTTTAGTGCTAAGTTGCTGttgataaaagcatctgcttaatgaataaatgtagaaAGGAATGACTTAACAAGTTGACACTACTCAGACTTCTCCTCTGGATTGTAACAATCATCAAAAAAACCTTCGGCAGCTCTAAGCATCTGAATAAGTCCATTCAGGAGCAGTATGTCGGTTTGAGGGTCTATTTCCAGTTCTTGGCAATAATTTTTCACTGGAACCACAGCAGACAGAGAAACTCCAAGCTGAGTGCTAACCTCTTGCATCTACAGTATCACcaaaaaatatacagtacatcAGAAATACTCAGAAATATTATGTGGACAAACAGTGTAAAGCATAATGACTGctgtataaattatattatgtgaaatgcatttatttgtataCCATTTGGTTGATGTAGTGACTCCGGTAGACATTTTTCAGGTCTTCTGCCACTAAGGGACAGGCTTCATCCACCTTGGTCAGCAGAACTAGCTGAGGAATACCTAAAGAACATACAGCCATTCTCCATTGTGAAATTCTATGACGTCTCAGATTTGACTATACTATAGAAGATATGAAAAGGAATGTCTTGCCCAACTGTTTAACAAATACCCCATGCTTTTCTCTGATGTCCCTGGCAAAACCTCTATGATCACACATGACATAAATGTAGGTAACTATCCTCCCATCAAACAACACCCATAttgtgtaaatccccaaaatcgAGAGATAGCGAGGCAGGAAGTTGAATATCTCCTCAAGCATGGCCTTGCCACACTTAGTCAGAGCTTTTGGAGCTCCCCATGTGTGTTGGTGCCGACTAGCGCAAAGTAAATAGTGTGACCAAGCCAAACTCCTTTCCTTTGCCCAAAATGGAAAATTGTGTGGCAGAATTGGTAGTGCTCACTTTATCACAAATCTAAAAGGATATTAGCAAGTGCCACTGACTCCCCATGCATCCGAGATTTTAGCCTTTGTGACCCCTGATAACCTGCTGCAGTACTATGTAATGGCCTTCGggaagcaaaacaaaatgaattccTGTACCTTCTATTTTGACATCATATGAGTGAAGTGATCTGTCTGTGCTAGAAAGTGAACATTGTTTTCAGTCTATTAAGACTGTATACATGCACATAATTGCACATTTTGTCAGCAAATATAATCTTTGATGttgtactgaagaaaaaaaagcaattttgGAGAGCATGAGGTTAATTTACAGCCTGTTTTGTGGGTGAACTCTTCCTTTAGGGGCTTTTGGTTGGTTAAAAAGGCTGGCCCAGTAAAAAACATACtgttgagttgaattgaattcAGCCCAGTCTGCTTCTTTATTGGTCACTCACCCAGCTGGTTGGTTTTCTTTCGGAAAACTGCAAACTTCTCAATGATTTTATCAGAAAGGAGATTCACTTTGCAGGCGTCGATCACATACACCACACAGTGAATCTTGTCCTTCAAGCCAGGAGATTTAACGAAATATGGCGAGTCTGGCTGTATAGGCATTGATGGGTTGAActaagaaaaatgaaaataatttaatcacaGAACATTAGagagaattaaaaaatgtaaaccccTGTAACTAAAATATCTATCTGACCTGAAAccttaaatgtttacattttatctaAAGGTCTCACCTGGTAGCGGTCTTGAATGTGACCCTTCAAAATACTGGCAAAATCATCCACATCCAAACCACAGTTCAGACCCTCCTCCAGACCCATTGTGTCACACAGAGTGAAGGGAACATGGCTGACACTGCTGCCTGGCTTTGTGTAGTAGGTACGGAACTATGCggcataaaaaaaaacttgtttcacTATGCCGTAAGTCTCCCAATATTTAACTAAAACAGAGGTGGAATAATATTAATTCAGTTCTACCTGAGTAGTCAAACTGGTTTCGGCAGTGCCAGTGTTGGCCTGCATGCTCACGTAACCCTTGAATACAGAGTTGATGGAGTTGAAGAAGCTTGATTTTCCAGCACCAATGGGACCCAGCAACAGAATCCGAGCCTGTTTAATTGAGCTCACAGAAGGCTTCCAGCTGGAGATGGAGCTCAAGAGTGCCTTCTTTTTCCTAAGACATTAACAATTATAATAGTGGTCAAATTTCTTATATGACAAATAATTCAAAAATGAACTTACCCTCACTCCtgaaatgtgaatttttaaagtatttttttgctGAATAAGTAAGATTGACTTTTGCAGATTCTCAGTGTTTGATTTATGTTGTTACACAACACTCATGACTATAGTGAACATGTTGAAGACCATTTTCGAAGACTGTGgtttaaaggtaataatgttcAGTTATTTGTACAGACTGATCATTTCATTCTTGAGACCTTTAATTTATCACAAGCAGTCCTAGGTATTTCTTCTACAGAAAGTATCAGTAGTTTTTTACTTGCATTGCATAAATCATTAAGAACCAATATTTCAGCTAAAATCttcttttaatgtttatttaagaaAAGGTCACCTGCATCTTGGATGATCTGAAGTTCCCTGTAAATGATCTATGTAGCAGAGTACTAACTAAAGCTTTTTGCCATATTGATAATCATTTGTACAACTACAGCATTACTAATTAGTCATCAAACCACTATCTCTGACACAGCACATTTGAAATATGTATAAAAAGCAATGCATTTTTGTTACTCACTCCGAGTCCCAGTGCACATTTCTCCATGGTTTCTCCATCAGCCCTCCACAACCTAGTGAGAATACAATCCAGAGCATGACAAATTCTCAAAGCCAATTTACATGTACAAGTAATTCACAACCATTGTTGAAGTAGTGCATTGCTCTGCCATAACTAAAGTACAAACAAATACAAACCTTCCACTCTGTACACCTCACATTCTGTCAAGATTAAGTCATTGCCATGCATCCGCTGTGGATCAAACTGGTAGGTTCCTGGATTACTGTTGACTGTGGCTGTACTATTGTAAAGAAATATTAAAGAGTCGAAGTTTGGACCATTGTCAGTGAAAGCAAACTTTGGATTTCCACTGATCACACGCAGAGGATCTTCTTCAAGCTCTTTGTCGTTAAAACTGAAGAGAAAAGCTTTGTCATCCACAATGTTTTGGCCTGTTTGACCATAATCTTTGCTGGTAAAAGCTCCAAAAACATAACCAGACTTATTGTAAGCAACAACAACAGTTGGACCCTGCTTATCACACTTTTGGTTAAATGTACTAGTACTGTAGCCATGTACACTGGCTTTGTACAGCAGGCTGAGTTTGGCATTGTTTAGCAATGAGCAAAGTTTCTTCTTCTGTTTTTTGGTTAAGCTGGATATGATGGTGctcatctaaaaaaataaaaaataaaaagcagtgtttttaaatattttaatggaaTGAAATGaccttttaaaaagtattttgaagaTTACCAGCCAAGTTCAAACTTTACTATGTCCCTCAActtctttaaaaatttaaatcactCAAATGGTCATAATCTTACAGTAGCTATCTAACAGAAATTATAAATGCAATTGAATACAAATGTAATAATCTTGCAACAACGTTATGAAAACAACTTACTTTGGAACAAGTCGACAGAGGATGCAGGCTTCCTTTTTGCTAAGTACCCTGAAAGTCATGCTTTCTTTCGTTTTCACTGAAATCAAAACTAGCTACAGGAAGCAAAATTATACGTGTCGAGGCAAGTTATTGTCTTTGAGAATTCAGTGAACCGAGACGAGAGCACTTATTTTTCAACGAAGAAAACCAGGGCAAACTGAATTTACAATTGACTGCAAAAGAATGTAATGTTAGAACATGCTATTATGCTACAtttcaataaatgaatatatagcACACACGTCAGATAaacagtaaacatttttaaacagtaaatttTTTCAATAAAGATTCCAGTAACAATAAAGATTCATTGTTGAATTAACttactaattttattaattaattgattaattaattgatattaAGCATACATATGAATAGTAATAGGCATATACTCTTCATAGGATTTCATCAAAACCTTCCTTAGGTAGGGCTCATACATGTAACTGCAATGTAACTTTACtgctaaaaaaacagcttaaaccaacctaagctggtttagctggtcgaccagtctGTTTTTTGAgtggttttggtcatttccaggctatTTTCCAGCTATTTtcaacctggtcttagctggtcagtctggaaaatgaccaactaaaaccagcttgcccagcctggtttaagctagacatagctggttttggctgggctcccaccctggctaggctggtcaagctcgttttagctggtcatctcccagcccgaccggctaagaccaggctgggaaTGGCTAGAAAACAGcctgaaatggccaaaacccatctaaaagcagactggtcaaccagctaaaatccgccaaccagcctaggctggtttaagctgtttttttttttttcagcagggattttgTTAATTACGTTTTGAAATGTGATATTCAAATTACAAGTTACATGGGGAAAGTATAGATTAATAGTGATTACTTTGAAATTTAATgagatttttaatttaacatttatgtaACCATAGAAATTTTGACCAATAAGGCAACTGATTATCTGTTTAAGAAACTGCGTGCAGTTAAAGCAACTGTTTTCACAAAAATGGGCGACACAGAAAACCATTCGCGGAAAGCAAATTCTCTTATGGATATAACAAGTTAAGtttataataagtataataaattataagtgCTCGACCCCTGCATCTGTCAAAAACAGTTCATAGaacaaaaaataattgaataaaata
This genomic window contains:
- the ifi44c2 gene encoding interferon induced protein 44c2, producing MSTIISSLTKKQKKKLCSLLNNAKLSLLYKASVHGYSTSTFNQKCDKQGPTVVVAYNKSGYVFGAFTSKDYGQTGQNIVDDKAFLFSFNDKELEEDPLRVISGNPKFAFTDNGPNFDSLIFLYNSTATVNSNPGTYQFDPQRMHGNDLILTECEVYRVEGCGGLMEKPWRNVHWDSEKKKALLSSISSWKPSVSSIKQARILLLGPIGAGKSSFFNSINSVFKGYVSMQANTGTAETSLTTQFRTYYTKPGSSVSHVPFTLCDTMGLEEGLNCGLDVDDFASILKGHIQDRYQFNPSMPIQPDSPYFVKSPGLKDKIHCVVYVIDACKVNLLSDKIIEKFAVFRKKTNQLGIPQLVLLTKVDEACPLVAEDLKNVYRSHYINQMMQEVSTQLGVSLSAVVPVKNYCQELEIDPQTDILLLNGLIQMLRAAEGFFDDCYNPEEKSE